One window of the Klebsiella sp. WP3-W18-ESBL-02 genome contains the following:
- a CDS encoding electron transport complex subunit E produces the protein MSEVKEVIVQGLWKNNSALVQLLGMCPLLAVTSTATNALGLGLATTLVLTLTNLAISSLRRWTPAEIRIPIYVMIIASVVSAVQMLINAYAFGLYQSLGIFIPLIVTNCIVVGRAEAFAAKKGPALSALDGFAIGMGATCTMFVLGSLRELLGNGTLFDGADGLLGGWAKALRIEVFHTDTPFLLAMLPPGAFIGLGMLLAIKYLIDERTKQRRAQAATAEGASVETAEKA, from the coding sequence ATGAGCGAGGTTAAAGAAGTTATCGTCCAGGGGCTCTGGAAGAACAACTCCGCATTGGTTCAGCTTTTAGGCATGTGTCCGCTGCTGGCGGTCACCTCAACCGCCACAAATGCGCTGGGTCTGGGTCTGGCGACCACGCTGGTGCTCACCCTGACCAACCTGGCTATCTCCAGCCTGCGTCGCTGGACGCCGGCGGAGATTCGTATTCCTATTTACGTCATGATCATTGCCTCAGTGGTCAGCGCCGTACAGATGCTGATTAACGCCTATGCGTTTGGCCTTTATCAGTCTCTGGGGATCTTTATTCCACTGATTGTGACCAACTGCATTGTCGTTGGCCGCGCCGAAGCCTTTGCGGCGAAGAAGGGCCCGGCGCTGTCGGCGCTCGATGGTTTCGCAATCGGCATGGGAGCTACCTGCACCATGTTTGTGCTGGGTTCTCTGCGCGAGCTGCTCGGCAACGGTACCTTGTTCGACGGGGCCGATGGTCTGCTCGGCGGCTGGGCAAAAGCGCTGCGCATTGAAGTTTTCCATACCGACACCCCTTTCCTGCTGGCTATGCTGCCGCCGGGCGCGTTTATCGGCCTGGGCATGCTGCTGGCAATCAAATACCTGATTGATGAACGGACGAAACAACGACGCGCGCAGGCCGCTACGGCGGAAGGCGCGAGCGTTGAAACGGCAGAGAAAGCCTGA
- the rsxG gene encoding electron transport complex subunit RsxG yields the protein MLKTMRKHGVTLALFAAGSTGLTAAINQLTKHTIDDQAEKQQNALFQQVIPADSYNNSLLKSCFVVNAPELGKGTHKVYIARLDDKPVAAVLEATAPDGYSGAIQLLVGADFNGTVLGTRVTEHHETPGLGDKIELRLSNWITFFAGKKIAGADDGQWAVKKDGGQFDQFTGATITPRAVVNAVKRAGLYAETLPNQLSQLQACGE from the coding sequence ATGTTAAAAACCATGCGCAAACACGGTGTGACGCTGGCGCTGTTCGCGGCGGGCTCAACCGGGCTTACGGCGGCCATCAACCAGTTGACGAAGCACACCATTGACGATCAGGCTGAAAAGCAGCAAAACGCGCTGTTCCAGCAGGTGATCCCCGCCGACAGCTATAATAATTCACTGCTGAAAAGCTGCTTTGTGGTGAACGCTCCCGAGCTGGGTAAAGGTACGCACAAAGTTTACATCGCTCGCCTGGACGATAAACCGGTTGCCGCCGTGCTGGAAGCCACCGCGCCGGACGGTTACTCCGGGGCAATCCAGCTGTTGGTTGGTGCCGATTTTAACGGTACCGTTCTTGGGACCCGGGTAACCGAGCACCATGAAACACCCGGCCTCGGTGATAAAATCGAGCTACGCCTCTCCAACTGGATAACCTTCTTTGCTGGCAAAAAAATCGCGGGTGCAGATGACGGTCAGTGGGCGGTGAAAAAGGACGGTGGCCAGTTCGACCAGTTTACCGGCGCGACGATTACCCCACGCGCGGTGGTCAACGCAGTTAAACGCGCAGGGCTGTATGCTGAAACCCTACCGAATCAACTTTCACAACTGCAAGCCTGCGGAGAGTAA
- the rsxD gene encoding electron transport complex subunit RsxD encodes MVFKIASSPYTHNHRQTSRIMMLVIVAALPGILVQSWFFGWGTFIQLILAIVAACLAEALVLRLRRQNIARTLADNSALLTGLLLAISIPPFAPWWMVVLGTVFAVIIAKQLYGGLGQNPFNPAMIGYVVLLISFPVQMTSWPPPHGIAAVTPGFMDALQVIFTGHTTAGQDMNALKLGIDGISQATPLDTFKTSLHAGQPVETVLNAAIYHGALAGIGWQWVNVAYLVGGLFLLWQKAIRWHIPVSFLVSLAFCSTLGWLLHPESVASPQMHLLSGATMLGAFFILTDPVTASTTNRGRLIFGALAGLLVWLIRSFGGYPDGVAFAVLLANITVPLIDYYTRPRVYGHR; translated from the coding sequence ATGGTTTTCAAGATCGCGAGTTCCCCTTATACCCATAACCATCGCCAGACCTCTCGTATCATGATGCTGGTGATCGTCGCCGCACTGCCCGGCATTCTGGTGCAGAGCTGGTTTTTTGGTTGGGGAACCTTTATACAGCTCATCCTCGCTATCGTTGCTGCCTGCCTCGCAGAAGCGCTGGTACTGCGTCTGCGTAGGCAGAATATCGCCCGGACGCTAGCCGATAACTCGGCGTTGCTAACCGGCCTGCTGCTGGCCATCAGTATTCCCCCCTTCGCCCCGTGGTGGATGGTGGTGCTGGGGACCGTCTTTGCAGTGATCATCGCCAAGCAGCTGTACGGCGGGCTGGGTCAGAATCCGTTTAACCCGGCAATGATTGGCTACGTGGTGTTGCTGATCTCTTTCCCCGTACAGATGACATCCTGGCCGCCACCGCACGGGATTGCCGCCGTGACGCCGGGGTTTATGGATGCGCTGCAGGTGATTTTCACTGGCCATACGACGGCGGGTCAGGATATGAACGCGCTGAAGCTGGGCATTGACGGTATCAGTCAGGCCACGCCGCTCGACACCTTCAAAACCTCACTTCATGCCGGTCAGCCGGTCGAAACCGTTCTCAACGCCGCCATTTATCACGGTGCGCTGGCCGGTATTGGCTGGCAATGGGTGAATGTCGCTTATCTGGTCGGCGGCCTGTTCCTGCTCTGGCAGAAAGCGATTCGCTGGCATATTCCGGTCAGTTTCCTGGTCAGTCTGGCCTTCTGTTCAACGCTCGGGTGGCTGCTGCATCCGGAAAGCGTCGCCTCGCCGCAGATGCATCTGCTGTCAGGGGCAACCATGCTCGGTGCCTTCTTTATTCTGACTGATCCGGTAACGGCATCCACCACCAACCGCGGGCGCCTGATCTTTGGCGCGCTGGCGGGCCTGCTGGTATGGCTGATTCGCAGCTTCGGCGGCTACCCTGACGGCGTGGCCTTTGCCGTGCTGCTGGCCAATATCACCGTGCCGCTGATCGACTACTACACGCGCCCGCGCGTTTACGGACACCGCTGA
- the rsxC gene encoding electron transport complex subunit RsxC has product MLKLFSAFRKDKIWDFDGGIHPPEMKTQSNGTPLRQIPLAQRFVIPLKQHIGAEGELCVQPGDRVLRGQPLTRGWGRMLPVHAPTSGTVVAIEPHATAHPSALPEMSVIIDADGEDRWIARDGWNDYKNRSREALIERIHQFGVAGLGGAGFPTGNKLRGGGDKIDTLIINAAECEPYITADDRLMQDCAAQIVEGIQILAHILQPQQVLIGIEDNKPQAISMMRAVLAGCHGISLRVIPTKYPSGGAKQLTQILTGKQVPHGGRSSDIGVLMQNVGTAYAVKRAVIDGEPLTERVVTLTGESISMPGNVWARLGTPVKHLLSHAGFCPVSDQMVIMGGPLMGFTLPWLDVPVVKITNCLLAPSPSEMGEPEEEKGCIRCSACADACPADLLPQQLYWFSKGQQHDKATAHNLSDCIECGACAWVCPSSIPLVQYFRQEKAEIHAIRQEEQRAAEAKARFEARQQRLEREKIAREERHKKAAVQPAAKDQDAIHAALARVREKQQQATQPIIIQSGALPDNSAVAAAREARKAQARAAQAEKRLNASEASDPRKAAVEAAIARAKARKAQDPLPEAASAESVNDTVDPRKAAVEAAIARAKARKTAQQPEAAPAETVSDAVDPRKAAVEAAIARAKARKAAQQPEAAPAETVSDAVDPRKTAVEAAIARAKARKAAQQPEAAPAETVSDAVDPRKAAVEAAIARAKARKAAQQDVSEAAANDDPRKAAVAAAIARVQARKAAQAVNED; this is encoded by the coding sequence ATGCTTAAGCTATTCTCCGCCTTCAGAAAAGACAAAATCTGGGATTTCGACGGTGGCATTCACCCGCCCGAAATGAAAACGCAGTCTAACGGTACGCCGCTGCGTCAGATTCCGCTCGCCCAGCGTTTTGTGATTCCTCTGAAGCAGCACATTGGCGCCGAAGGTGAACTGTGCGTGCAGCCCGGCGATCGCGTGCTGCGCGGCCAGCCGCTTACCCGCGGCTGGGGCCGTATGCTCCCCGTACACGCGCCGACCTCCGGGACGGTGGTGGCCATTGAGCCGCACGCCACCGCCCATCCGTCCGCCCTGCCGGAAATGAGCGTCATCATTGATGCCGATGGTGAGGACCGCTGGATCGCCCGCGATGGCTGGAACGACTACAAAAACCGCAGCCGCGAAGCGTTGATTGAGCGTATTCATCAGTTTGGCGTCGCCGGCTTAGGCGGCGCGGGTTTCCCGACGGGTAACAAGCTGCGCGGCGGCGGTGACAAAATTGATACACTGATCATTAACGCCGCAGAATGCGAACCGTATATCACCGCAGACGATCGCCTGATGCAGGACTGCGCGGCGCAGATTGTTGAAGGTATTCAGATCCTGGCGCACATCCTGCAGCCGCAGCAGGTGCTGATTGGCATTGAGGACAATAAACCGCAGGCCATTTCGATGATGCGTGCGGTGCTGGCAGGCTGCCACGGTATCAGCCTGCGCGTCATCCCGACGAAATACCCGTCCGGCGGTGCGAAGCAGCTGACGCAGATTCTGACCGGTAAACAGGTGCCCCACGGTGGCCGCTCGTCGGATATTGGCGTACTGATGCAAAACGTGGGTACGGCCTACGCGGTCAAGCGTGCCGTTATTGACGGCGAGCCGTTGACCGAACGCGTCGTCACCCTGACCGGTGAATCGATCAGCATGCCAGGCAACGTGTGGGCGCGTCTCGGCACGCCGGTGAAACATTTGCTTAGCCACGCGGGTTTCTGCCCCGTCAGCGATCAAATGGTGATTATGGGCGGCCCGCTGATGGGCTTTACCCTACCCTGGCTCGATGTGCCGGTAGTCAAAATCACCAACTGCCTGCTAGCGCCATCCCCGTCTGAAATGGGTGAACCGGAAGAAGAAAAGGGCTGCATTCGCTGTAGCGCCTGTGCCGACGCCTGCCCGGCCGACCTGCTGCCACAACAGCTTTACTGGTTCAGTAAAGGTCAACAGCACGATAAAGCGACGGCGCACAATCTCTCGGATTGTATCGAGTGCGGCGCCTGCGCCTGGGTGTGCCCAAGCAGCATTCCACTGGTGCAGTATTTCCGTCAGGAAAAAGCAGAAATTCACGCGATTCGCCAGGAAGAGCAGCGCGCTGCGGAAGCGAAAGCTCGTTTCGAAGCCCGCCAGCAACGTCTCGAACGAGAGAAAATTGCTCGTGAAGAGCGTCATAAGAAAGCCGCCGTTCAGCCTGCCGCTAAAGATCAGGATGCTATCCACGCAGCCCTGGCGCGCGTGCGGGAAAAACAACAGCAGGCAACGCAGCCGATTATCATTCAGTCCGGTGCGCTACCGGACAACAGCGCCGTAGCCGCCGCGCGTGAAGCGCGTAAAGCGCAGGCGCGCGCTGCCCAGGCGGAAAAACGCCTGAATGCGAGTGAAGCGTCAGATCCACGCAAGGCCGCCGTTGAGGCTGCTATTGCACGCGCGAAAGCGCGTAAAGCGCAGGACCCGCTGCCGGAAGCAGCATCGGCCGAAAGCGTCAACGATACCGTCGACCCGCGTAAAGCCGCGGTTGAAGCCGCAATTGCCCGAGCCAAAGCGCGCAAAACCGCCCAGCAGCCGGAAGCGGCGCCTGCCGAAACCGTCAGCGACGCCGTCGACCCGCGCAAAGCCGCGGTTGAAGCCGCGATTGCCCGGGCCAAAGCGCGCAAAGCCGCCCAGCAGCCGGAAGCGGCGCCTGCCGAAACCGTCAGCGACGCCGTCGACCCGCGCAAAACCGCGGTTGAAGCCGCGATTGCCCGAGCCAAAGCGCGCAAAGCCGCCCAGCAGCCGGAAGCGGCGCCTGCTGAAACCGTCAGCGACGCCGTCGACCCACGTAAAGCCGCGGTTGAAGCCGCGATTGCCCGGGCTAAAGCGCGCAAAGCCGCCCAACAGGACGTCAGCGAAGCTGCCGCCAATGACGACCCACGCAAAGCCGCCGTTGCCGCTGCTATTGCCCGTGTTCAAGCCCGGAAAGCCGCTCAGGCCGTTAACGAGGATTAA
- the rsxB gene encoding electron transport complex subunit RsxB yields MMTFWIAVAAISLLGLIFGVILGYASRRFAVEDDPVVEKIDELLPQSQCGQCGYPGCRPYAEAVSNGEKINCCAPGGEAVMLKIAALLNVDPQPIDGDDAAPEPARMLAVIDEDNCIGCTKCIQACPVDAIIGATRAMHTVVSDLCTGCNLCVAPCPTQCITLRPVETTTESWKWDLQTIPVRIIPVEHHA; encoded by the coding sequence ATGATGACCTTCTGGATTGCTGTCGCTGCGATCAGCCTGCTCGGGCTGATTTTTGGCGTCATTCTCGGGTACGCCTCGCGCCGTTTTGCCGTTGAAGACGACCCGGTCGTAGAAAAAATTGATGAACTGCTGCCGCAAAGCCAATGTGGGCAATGCGGTTATCCCGGCTGCCGCCCGTACGCCGAAGCGGTCAGCAACGGTGAAAAAATCAACTGCTGCGCCCCCGGAGGCGAAGCCGTTATGCTGAAAATCGCTGCCCTGCTGAACGTAGACCCACAGCCGATTGACGGCGACGATGCGGCCCCCGAGCCGGCCCGCATGCTGGCAGTGATTGATGAAGATAACTGCATCGGCTGCACCAAATGCATCCAGGCCTGCCCGGTTGACGCCATTATTGGCGCCACCCGCGCCATGCATACGGTCGTGAGCGATCTGTGTACCGGCTGTAATCTGTGCGTGGCACCGTGCCCGACGCAGTGTATTACGCTGCGCCCGGTAGAGACGACCACCGAAAGCTGGAAATGGGACCTGCAAACGATCCCGGTACGAATTATTCCTGTGGAACACCATGCTTAA
- the rsxA gene encoding electron transport complex subunit RsxA, producing the protein MTDYLLLFIGTVLVNNFVLVKFLGLCPFMGVSKKLETAMGMGLATTFVMTLASICAWLIDTWILIPLDLVYLRTLAFILVIAVVVQFTEMVVRKTSPALYRLLGIFLPLITTNCAVLGVALLNINLGHNFLQSALYGFSAAVGFSLVMVLFASIRERLVVSDVPAPFRGNAIALITAGLMSLAFMGFSGLVKL; encoded by the coding sequence ATGACTGACTATTTATTGCTCTTTATCGGTACAGTTCTGGTAAATAACTTCGTCCTGGTGAAGTTCCTTGGGCTGTGCCCGTTTATGGGCGTTTCCAAAAAACTGGAAACCGCAATGGGAATGGGGCTGGCGACAACCTTCGTCATGACGCTCGCCTCGATCTGCGCCTGGCTTATCGATACCTGGATTCTTATTCCGCTGGATTTAGTCTACCTGCGCACGCTGGCCTTTATTCTGGTCATCGCCGTGGTTGTCCAGTTCACCGAGATGGTCGTGCGGAAAACCAGCCCCGCGCTGTATCGCCTGCTGGGGATTTTCCTGCCGCTTATCACGACCAACTGCGCCGTGTTGGGCGTGGCGCTGTTGAATATCAACCTTGGCCACAACTTCCTGCAATCCGCGCTGTACGGTTTCTCCGCCGCCGTCGGTTTTTCGCTGGTGATGGTGCTGTTCGCATCGATTCGCGAACGTCTGGTGGTGTCCGACGTGCCGGCCCCGTTCCGCGGCAACGCCATTGCACTAATTACCGCAGGTTTAATGTCGTTGGCCTTTATGGGCTTTAGTGGGTTGGTGAAGTTGTAA